The Bacteroidota bacterium genome includes the window TGATAACAATAATTGTTTGAGTTGGGAAGATTTAAATTTTTTACCCTGTTCGCCGCCAAATTGGTCTACAAAACCATCGGTAAAAATGTAAAGACTGTCACCGTTTTTTAAATAAATTTGGTGAGTTGTAAATGGCGTTTGAACCGAGTAGGTGCCAATAGGCTGATGATCGGGTTTTACTTCTTCAATGGAGTTTGCCCCCTTTCTAATAATCCACAATGGGTTATTTGCACCTGCCCATTTTAAAATATTACTTTGTTGATCGAGCACGCAAAGCGAAATATCCATTCCATCTTTTACTTCGCTCTCACTTTTTTCGAATGTTTCAATTACCAGCTCCCTTACTTTGTCTAAAATTTTTCCGGGATCGGTAAGGTTAAATTCTTTAATCGCTCGGTTTAGCGCATTACTACAAACAACACTTACAAGTGCACCCGGCACTCCATGTCCGGTGCAGTCGGCTGCGGCAAAAAGTGTCCATTCTTTATTCGTTTCGAGCCAATAAAAGTCGCCGGCAATAATGTCTTTGGGTTTATAGAGTACAAAGCTTTTGTTAAGTTTTTCTCGAACTAATTTGGCGGGAGGCAGAATTGCCTCCTGCAATCGTTTACTATACCTGATGCTTTGTAAAATTTCTTTGTTTTTTGTTTCCACAATTTCCTTTTGATGTTCAATTATTGCTGATGCTTTTTTCTTTTGCAGTAAACTACGGTATACCAATCCTATTATTAAAAGTAGCGCCGCTAAGCCCCCAAACAATATTTTTTTTTGGATTTGATTTTTTGAAAGCTCAGTTTGCTGTTTCAAAATTTCTTTTTCCTTTTCCGCTGTTTCATACTTAGTTTGCATTTCGGTCATTTCATTGTCGTAGGTTTGTTTAAGCTCGGCCTCACGCAATTCGTTTAGCGAGTCGGAATAAATCAATACCGAATCGGTGTAGTTATTTTCTTTTAGGGTTGCTAGGTAGGTTGCTAATACCTGCGCCTTGGCTCCCGGGTTTGATTCGCCAATGGCACGCATTTGTTTTATTGCATCCATGGCATATTGAAGTGCTAAAACAGGGTTTTTTTTGCGGATAAGTAAATTGTCGGCCAGTTCAGATTTGCACATTATTATTCCGCGAGAGTTGTTCATACTTTGGCTCAGTTGCAGTGCTTTTAGCAAAAATTCATATTGAACGGTATAACTGCCAATTAGCGCAGCATACTTTGAAAAATTATAATACGATTTTAGGAGTATGTCTTGATTATTTAATTGCTGACTAATACTAACCGCATTCTTAAAATAACCTTCAATTAATGTGTCGGGGTTGGCCCCGTCATTTAGCCTGCTGATATAGGTTAGTCCAAGGTTGTTATAAGCACTTGCCAAGTATAAGAATTTATCCTTTTCCTCCTTTTCTATCATTTTTAAATACTCAGTATCCCAGCTTTTTATTTGCTGCAAATTTTCCTTTTGAATGCTGATACTTTTCTCCAATTGCTTGGTATCTTTATACAGGTTAGCAATGTCGCTTTGTATGTTTACTAATGCCAACTGGTAAAATGCCCTTTTTACAAGGTTGCTTTCGCTTTCGAGTTTATCTTGTAGGTGTTGTTTTGCATCTAAGCCCAGAAAAAGCGCTTCTTTAAAGTTTCCTTTTACTTTATTTATTCCACAGCTAATTCGTTTAAAATAAAAATCGCTCAAAAAAACCTGATTGCTTGTTTTAATTTTAAGTGCTTCATTTAAACATCTCTCGGCCTCTTCAACATCGTTATTGCGCAAGCGGTGCCAGGCATAGTCAATTAATATGCGTTGATGCAATTCGATGAGTTTATTTTTTTGACTGTTTGTGATAGCCTGCAAATAAACTACCTGAGCAGAATCGGGATTGGGATTTACTAAGGTGTGCGCTAATTTTATGCTAGCATAAATTTTTTCGACTTTGGGAACTGAACTTTTGTAAGCTAGATTGTCAGAAATTTCCTTTAATTCGAAATCGCTGATAGATTGAGCTTTTAAAAAAACGCTGCAAAAAACCAGCATTGCAACAAGGGGTAGGGATACTGATTTTTTTCTGTTTTGCATCATATTAGATAACCAAAAAGTATGGCTAAAATTCAATTATTTAGCTGTTTGTTTAGGTAGCGTTTCATTACAGTTTTTAAAAAAACACTTTACTAATTAGGAATTTTGATTCGTAAATCGGGTTTAATTATTGTCAACTTTTACTTTGTATAAACTACAAATTTTAATGTTTCGGTTTTTTCATTTCCCTTTAACACTAACACATATATACCATTTGCCAAGTCGCTGCAATCAATGGGAATAACTGTTTCGTTTTCATAAGTTGATATTTTATTTTGGCTTAAAATTTTAGCTTGAGCATCGATAATTTGATACTCACTATAAACTTTACCAATAATTTTTAATGTCATAGTACCAATTACCGGATTGGGGTAAACCATGGAATTGCCAACCTTATCATTAGACATATAAACTGCTTCAATTTGTGAATAACATTGCGCTGAATTAAAATCAACTTGCCTTAAACGGTAATAAGTATAATCTTTAAACGGACTTTCGTCGAGTACTTTATAATTAACAATGGAGCTAGAGTTTCCGGCTGCTTTCACTCGTATAAAATCGAAAAAGTTTTTACCATCTGTTGATTTTTCAACTACAAAATAATCGCTGTTTTCTTCGGTAGCAGTAGTCCATTGAATGTCGGTTTGTTGATTTGAAGAAAGCTGTGCAGTAAAAGCAATTAGCTCAACAGGCAAAGGGTTAGCTTGAAGTGCTAATGTATACACACTATTAAACAGGGTCACACCTGGTACTGTTACCTGAAAAGCAAACGGATTTATTTGACCAAGAACAGGAAACTCCCAGCCATCGTATGCTTGATTCCAGCGCTGTGCTCGAATACTGGTTGTACCATTGGCCGCTGCTTCAAGTGGGTCGTGCGTAAATACTAAAGTTGCTGTACCGGTAGGGCCGGTTTTGTCAATTTGCCAAAAACGGTCAACTGTGTTTGCACTATTGTTGACGCCAGCTATGTCCTTAACATGTGTAACCAGTATAGGCGCAACCGGTAAGGGCAAATTGTTGGCAGATGTGGGATAAGTCGAAACAGTAACATCGCCAATGTTTCCAGCTGTGGTATTTATTTCGACAGGAATTTGTAAGCCGGCAACATTGCCAAATGGTATTTTGTGGGTAGTAATGTTGGAGCCAATTTGCCAAGTAAACTTTGAACTATTATCTGTTCTTTCGCTTAGAACATAGCCCCCTCCAGCTCCGGTAGTGTAAGTTAGTGCAGTTGATAATGGATTAAAAAGCGTAAACGTATTGCCGTTTAAATCCAACACACTGGTGCCTATGCCTAATACTCCAGTGGCGGCACTTCCTCCAACAGTCGTGTTTATTAGTAATGTTTTGGTACCTGTTCCGGATAACGTTAAATTATGAAACAACGTTGTATTACTACCACCAATAGTTTGATTTGCACCATTTAAAATAACAGTACCCGCCGATATACCAAAATTATTGTTGCTAGTGTTATTTATCCAATTACCCGATAAGTCAATGGTGCCGGAGTTGTCGATGGTAGTTAGGTTTTGGTTTTGAATAGTTCCTTGAACAGTTATTTGAGTTGCTGATTTTACGGTAATGCTAACATTGTTGTTGGTAAGTAGTTGCGCATTTGCTTTATGGTCATAAAACAAAAAAAGAGCAATTAATACTATGCATTTAAGGTAATTCATTGCATAAATTTATTTCGTAGATGTACTATTCACAGAAAGGTGAAATTTTTTTTCGATAACTAATTTTGCTTGATTCAACATAAAGGTGAAAGGGTTTAGTGTGCTTATTAACCGCTAATTTGCTAAGCTATGTAAACGAATTATCCGATTTTTGTTAAGCATTTGATTTCGACTATTTTTATTGCTAAATAATCACCTTTTATACTCCTCCAACTTTTTAGACAACTCATTGTATCGCTCATTCATTTGAGTTTTCAAAACTTCAACTTCTTTTTTTAATTCTTCGTTTTCAAATTGCAGTTGCTGATTTTGTTTGCTTAATTCTTGAATTCCGATGAGTGCTACCCCCGAAGGGTCAATGGTGCTTATGGCTTTATCATCAAGGCCAACATTAAACAATGCATGAAATTGTTGCGCTAAAGGCCCGATGTGTGTTTCATGATATTCAGAACCAATATATTCCCATTTACTGATGCGCAAGCCATTAATTTTACGCAGTATTTCAGCACTATTGAGGAACTCGAAGTTTGTTTTTAGGGTACTGTCTGATGTGTTGGTCCATACGCCGGCACTAGTTAAATAGGCCCCGTTTCCATCGGTTACATTTGCTCCAACTTGTATTGCTCTACCACCAGGTACATTAGTGCCAAAACCCCAGCGATTAACGTTATTATCGCCAAATCGTTGAGCATTGCTTGCAAAAACTTGAGTATTGTATCCAAATGAGGCTGAGTTAATGAAGGAAGAACCGCCTCCATCAGCAAAATAACCAATATAGGTATTATTACTTCCGCCACCTGAAGCGAAACCTGACAATCCTCCATAGAAAGTATTTTGATTGCCGGTTGTAATATTATAGCCCGACCATACTCCACCAAACGTATTATAATCGCCGGTACTTAGTCTTCCACAATCTGTTCCAACAAACATATTGTTGTTACCGCTAATATTGCTAAAACCTGCATTGGTTCCAATAAACGTATTGAATGAGCCTCCTGCATTGCTATATCCTGTATTGTAACCTGAGAAAACATTGAAACCGCCCGTAGAGTTTGTGTAGCCGGCTGCATCACCAACAAAAACATTGCGCGAGCCCGAATTTGTTAACGCTCCTGTATAGGAACCAATAGACACATTGCTTGAACCGCTTGTTAGAATAAGCAGCGCACCTGTGCCTATGGCTATGTTTCTGCTTCCAACATTGGTAGGTGCTCCATTTAGGGCCGACCAACCAATTCCAATATTGTCAACATTGTTCAATCCGTTACGCATCGCCTGATTTCCAATTGCTATAGATCGGGTAGACAAATTATCGGAGAAAAGCGCTTCGTAGCCAATGCTAACATTTGAGACACCGGTTGCATTTGAATAAGAAGCTCTATAACCTATTGCTACGTTGTTGATACCGATTGTATTGTAATAAGCCGCCCTGTAACCCAATGCTAAATTGTAAGCGCCGGTATTTAGTTTTAAAACGCCTTGCCCAATGCCCACATTATAATTTCCAACCGATGGAAAGCCCAACGATAAAACACTATCACCAATGGCTACATTTTGATTTCCGGTTTGGTTGTTAAACAACGAGTATCTACCCATTGCCGTGTTTCCAAATCCGCTGGTATTTTTTTTGGCTGCTCTTTCACCCACTGCAGTATTGCCACTTCCTGTAGTTAGGTCTTCGAGCACGCCGATACCCACAGCTGTGTTGTTGGCTCCAGAGCTTACATTGGTTAATGAATAAGATCCTAAAGCCGAATTGCCTGCACCGGTTGTGGTAGTATTTCCGGCATTTTCACCCAAAAATATATTGTTTAGTGCATCAGTACCCTGGTTATTTGTAAAAATTTGTCCATTTGCTTTTATTCTTAAACGTTCGCGGTTGTTCGTTCTAATCACAAAATCAACACTGTCTAATGTTCCAATAAAATTGGTTGCTGCAAGTGTAGAATCATTTCCTAAAGTAAGCCAAGCACTCGAAACATTTACATTAGATGCACTTAGTAATCCTTGCCAGAATGATCCGTTATAAACTAAATACTTTTTTAAGGTTATATCGTAAACAAGCAAGCCTACCGCCGGAGTAGCAATTAACAATCGTTGAGTGCTAGTCATGCGCGGCGCCAAAAAGCCTTGAGTTGTAGAGGTTAAATCGAGCAAGGCGCTAGCATGGGGAGTGGGGTTATTTATGCCCACACCTTGGGCAAAAATTATATTTGAGAGTGTTGCAAAAAAAATACTTAACAATAAAACCCAGCTTAGGGGATGGCGATATTTTTTCATTCTAATTAATTTATTCTTTTTGCAAGAAGCTTAATAGACATCACGCAAAGTATTTCAAAACTAGTAGCTACAGGTGGTTGAAACAATACCGCATTTGCTGTATTTTATTCAGCTAATTAATTTGTTTTCATAAGCATAGCGAACCAACAAAACCGTCTTCTTTAGATCTAACTTGCTCAATATTTTTTTGCGATGTGTACGAATTGTTGAAGGACTTAAGGTTAGGTGTTGTGCAATTTCACCATCACTCATGCCGTTGCAAATTAATTTTACAATTTGCAATTCGCGTTTGGTAAGCTTTTGAGAGGCGGTCATTTTTGTCTTCGTTTTAGTTGGCTAAAACTAGGAAGGAAGCAAGGCTATATAAAATACCGCATTTGCTGTATTTTGTGATGCTTAATAAGAAAATTGCGTGTTAAACAAGTTCGCCGACAATATGAATGCGACATCCGGCTCCGGGTTGAGCGCTATAAATTAACTTTCCTTTAATGTTTTTTACTCGTTGTGTAATGTTGTGTATGCCGTTTCCTGTCAGCTTCTTTTCATCCATCAAAAATCCCTTTCCATTATCGCTTACAGTAAATTCAAATTGATTGGAGTTGATGGTAAAACCCAAGTGAACATTATTCGCTTCGGCATATTTGAGGCTATTGTTTAGTGCTTCTTTAGCTATTAAAAATAAATTTCGTTTCAATTCCGGGTTAAGCAATAGCGCGGTGTTAACATTTGGAAAATCAGTGGTAACTTTAACTTCGCTATCAGCAAAAAAATTTAGAGCATATTGTTTTAAATAGTCAAGGAATTTTTCGAGCGAATCATTTTTAGGATCGCTTGCCCAAATAATTTCGCTCATCGATTGATTTAGCTGATGCGAATAAGAGGAAAGTTTTTTGGCAGAAGATTTTACATCCGAAAATGAATTTGATTGCTCAGATATTAACTGACTCAACATTGTAATTTTAGTAAGATTGCTTCCCACATCATCATGTATGTCCTGGGCAATACGCAAACGAACACTAGCAGCCTCTTTTTCTTTTTCGGTTACAATAAGTTGTGCCTGAGCTTCATTAAGTTGAATTATGGATCCTGCTAACTGAGTGCTCAGTTTTTTACGTTTAGTATACAACCAAAAAGTATAACTACCAACCAACAATAATAGTACAATACCAAAATATGCATATTGCTTTTTTTGAGTTTCTTTTGCATGTTGCAATGCCTTTGCTTCGGCTTCTTTGGCTAATAGCTTTAATTGTTGCTCCTTTTTTTCAGATTCATACTTTATGGTGAGCTCCCCAATAGCTTTTATTTTTTCTTGATTCATTATTGAGTCTTCCAGCATTCTTGCAGTATCGGCATATAAATAGGCATTTTTAAAATCGTTCAATTCGTACAACACTGTAGCCAGCTCAGTACACGCTTTTTTATACAAATCTTTAAATCCATGACTGTTTGAAATGTGAACACTTTGCACTAAGTTGTTTTTTGCGTCAGCCCAGTTATTTAAATCTTTGTTGATATAACCCAGTGAGTTTAATATAGAGGCTTTTGTGTATTCATCACTAGCTTCATTGGCGTAATTAAGAGCCTGGGTTAATTTTAGTTTTGCACTATCTAAGAATTGATTTGCATTTAATTTCGCATTTGTGTGCTTTGCATTTTTAAATGATAAATAATAATAATCGGCAAAATTTTTAAGTGCTAAAGCAAGGTCTCCTTTCGCGTCGGCTATTTTAAAAAAGTGTACCGATTTGCGATAGTTTACCTCAACACTGTCGAGTAGTTTTAAATTAACTAAATTGCTCGCAACAATATCGTAGGCAATTCCCATTTTTTTATAATCCTTAATTGACTTCGCCAAATAGATGGCTTTAGTTGCCGATACAATTGCATTTTTATAATCATTCAGTTCAGTGTAGGAGTTTGCTATATTGTTTAAGTTAGCAGCAACCACTTCTGAATCTTTTTGTGCTTCACCAATTTTTAAGGCTTTTGTGTAATTGTAGGTGGATTTTTGAAAATCTCCCTTAAAGAAAAAAAGGTTTCCCGAATTGGTTAAGATGCGCAGTAATTGCGCTGTATCTTTACGGGAGGTTGCCAACTTAACAATGGTATCGTAGTAACTCTCTGTGGTTTTAAAGTCGCCTAAATCGTAGTAGCAATCTGCCAATTGCTCATAAGCAACTGCCTGAATAGTCGGAAATTCTTTCAAATAAAAAATACTCTTTCGTACATTTAAAATTGCTTGCTCAAAATTATATTGCTTTTTATAAGCGCGACCTATATGGAAATAAGCTTTACCAATACCGTTGTTAAATTTGAGATTTTTGCCTAACCCTACCGCCTTTTCGAGTAAACGTATTGATTGCTCATACTTTGAAGAGTTATAATAGTGCTTACCCAATTCCAGCATCGACTTTACTTTATTTGTATCCATAATTGTTGTATTAGCAGCAATTAGGAGGCTATCTTCCTTCATTTGTTGAGCCAGTGAAGTATGAAGGTTGATAAGAATAAAATAAAACAATAAGCGGCTAATTCTCGTTATCACTTTGTTATAAGTAAAGTTTAGTGAATTACAGTTTAATTTCTGAAAATTTTATTAATAGCTTCTGTTTTAGATTTCACTTGTAGCTTTTCATATATATTTCGAATATGGGTTCGAACTGTTTGAGGACTAATAAAAAGTTTTGCGCCTATTTCTTTGTAGTTGAATCCATCAGCCATAAAATTAATTATTTCGACTTCGCGCGAAGTCAATGTTGATTCGGATGCTAAAGGTTTAATTTTTTGAAATGAATTAACAACCAATCGCGCTATATGGGGCGACATTGGTGAACCACCATTTTTTACTTGCCTAATACCATCCAAAAGTTCACTGGTTGAATTAGTTTTTATAAGGTAGCCACTGGCTCCAGCACACAGGGCTTGGAAAATATATTCATGATTGGGAAAGGCTGTGTATACAATAAATTGAACTTGTGGCATCATTAGCTTTGCTTCTTGAATACACTCAATGCCTGTTTTTCCGGGTATACCAATATCCATTAAAACTACGTCAACTTGAAGGTGTTTGAATTCAGCTAAAAAAAGTGCTCCGTTGGGGAATGCTCTAATTAACTCCATATCATTTTCAACAGAAAGAGTTTTTTTGAGCATTTCAATTAGTTCTGTATCATCTTCTACGAGCGCTAATTTGATTATTGAATTCATGACTAATTATAAATAAAATAAATCTACTGATATTTTTGGTAACCCCAAGTTTTAAAAGAAAGGTCTTATTAGGTAGTTTACAAAAACTGTAAATGAATTCATGCGATACACTA containing:
- a CDS encoding serine/threonine-protein phosphatase yields the protein MLVFCSVFLKAQSISDFELKEISDNLAYKSSVPKVEKIYASIKLAHTLVNPNPDSAQVVYLQAITNSQKNKLIELHQRILIDYAWHRLRNNDVEEAERCLNEALKIKTSNQVFLSDFYFKRISCGINKVKGNFKEALFLGLDAKQHLQDKLESESNLVKRAFYQLALVNIQSDIANLYKDTKQLEKSISIQKENLQQIKSWDTEYLKMIEKEEKDKFLYLASAYNNLGLTYISRLNDGANPDTLIEGYFKNAVSISQQLNNQDILLKSYYNFSKYAALIGSYTVQYEFLLKALQLSQSMNNSRGIIMCKSELADNLLIRKKNPVLALQYAMDAIKQMRAIGESNPGAKAQVLATYLATLKENNYTDSVLIYSDSLNELREAELKQTYDNEMTEMQTKYETAEKEKEILKQQTELSKNQIQKKILFGGLAALLLIIGLVYRSLLQKKKASAIIEHQKEIVETKNKEILQSIRYSKRLQEAILPPAKLVREKLNKSFVLYKPKDIIAGDFYWLETNKEWTLFAAADCTGHGVPGALVSVVCSNALNRAIKEFNLTDPGKILDKVRELVIETFEKSESEVKDGMDISLCVLDQQSNILKWAGANNPLWIIRKGANSIEEVKPDHQPIGTYSVQTPFTTHQIYLKNGDSLYIFTDGFVDQFGGEQGKKFKSSQLKQLLLSVQSKDMDVQQGIIDTAFEKWKRKEEQLDDVCIIGVRV
- a CDS encoding T9SS type A sorting domain-containing protein, which gives rise to MNYLKCIVLIALFLFYDHKANAQLLTNNNVSITVKSATQITVQGTIQNQNLTTIDNSGTIDLSGNWINNTSNNNFGISAGTVILNGANQTIGGSNTTLFHNLTLSGTGTKTLLINTTVGGSAATGVLGIGTSVLDLNGNTFTLFNPLSTALTYTTGAGGGYVLSERTDNSSKFTWQIGSNITTHKIPFGNVAGLQIPVEINTTAGNIGDVTVSTYPTSANNLPLPVAPILVTHVKDIAGVNNSANTVDRFWQIDKTGPTGTATLVFTHDPLEAAANGTTSIRAQRWNQAYDGWEFPVLGQINPFAFQVTVPGVTLFNSVYTLALQANPLPVELIAFTAQLSSNQQTDIQWTTATEENSDYFVVEKSTDGKNFFDFIRVKAAGNSSSIVNYKVLDESPFKDYTYYRLRQVDFNSAQCYSQIEAVYMSNDKVGNSMVYPNPVIGTMTLKIIGKVYSEYQIIDAQAKILSQNKISTYENETVIPIDCSDLANGIYVLVLKGNEKTETLKFVVYTK
- a CDS encoding tail fiber domain-containing protein; translation: MKKYRHPLSWVLLLSIFFATLSNIIFAQGVGINNPTPHASALLDLTSTTQGFLAPRMTSTQRLLIATPAVGLLVYDITLKKYLVYNGSFWQGLLSASNVNVSSAWLTLGNDSTLAATNFIGTLDSVDFVIRTNNRERLRIKANGQIFTNNQGTDALNNIFLGENAGNTTTTGAGNSALGSYSLTNVSSGANNTAVGIGVLEDLTTGSGNTAVGERAAKKNTSGFGNTAMGRYSLFNNQTGNQNVAIGDSVLSLGFPSVGNYNVGIGQGVLKLNTGAYNLALGYRAAYYNTIGINNVAIGYRASYSNATGVSNVSIGYEALFSDNLSTRSIAIGNQAMRNGLNNVDNIGIGWSALNGAPTNVGSRNIAIGTGALLILTSGSSNVSIGSYTGALTNSGSRNVFVGDAAGYTNSTGGFNVFSGYNTGYSNAGGSFNTFIGTNAGFSNISGNNNMFVGTDCGRLSTGDYNTFGGVWSGYNITTGNQNTFYGGLSGFASGGGSNNTYIGYFADGGGSSFINSASFGYNTQVFASNAQRFGDNNVNRWGFGTNVPGGRAIQVGANVTDGNGAYLTSAGVWTNTSDSTLKTNFEFLNSAEILRKINGLRISKWEYIGSEYHETHIGPLAQQFHALFNVGLDDKAISTIDPSGVALIGIQELSKQNQQLQFENEELKKEVEVLKTQMNERYNELSKKLEEYKR
- a CDS encoding response regulator transcription factor encodes the protein MTASQKLTKRELQIVKLICNGMSDGEIAQHLTLSPSTIRTHRKKILSKLDLKKTVLLVRYAYENKLIS
- a CDS encoding tetratricopeptide repeat protein, producing MITRISRLLFYFILINLHTSLAQQMKEDSLLIAANTTIMDTNKVKSMLELGKHYYNSSKYEQSIRLLEKAVGLGKNLKFNNGIGKAYFHIGRAYKKQYNFEQAILNVRKSIFYLKEFPTIQAVAYEQLADCYYDLGDFKTTESYYDTIVKLATSRKDTAQLLRILTNSGNLFFFKGDFQKSTYNYTKALKIGEAQKDSEVVAANLNNIANSYTELNDYKNAIVSATKAIYLAKSIKDYKKMGIAYDIVASNLVNLKLLDSVEVNYRKSVHFFKIADAKGDLALALKNFADYYYLSFKNAKHTNAKLNANQFLDSAKLKLTQALNYANEASDEYTKASILNSLGYINKDLNNWADAKNNLVQSVHISNSHGFKDLYKKACTELATVLYELNDFKNAYLYADTARMLEDSIMNQEKIKAIGELTIKYESEKKEQQLKLLAKEAEAKALQHAKETQKKQYAYFGIVLLLLVGSYTFWLYTKRKKLSTQLAGSIIQLNEAQAQLIVTEKEKEAASVRLRIAQDIHDDVGSNLTKITMLSQLISEQSNSFSDVKSSAKKLSSYSHQLNQSMSEIIWASDPKNDSLEKFLDYLKQYALNFFADSEVKVTTDFPNVNTALLLNPELKRNLFLIAKEALNNSLKYAEANNVHLGFTINSNQFEFTVSDNGKGFLMDEKKLTGNGIHNITQRVKNIKGKLIYSAQPGAGCRIHIVGELV
- a CDS encoding response regulator transcription factor, translating into MNSIIKLALVEDDTELIEMLKKTLSVENDMELIRAFPNGALFLAEFKHLQVDVVLMDIGIPGKTGIECIQEAKLMMPQVQFIVYTAFPNHEYIFQALCAGASGYLIKTNSTSELLDGIRQVKNGGSPMSPHIARLVVNSFQKIKPLASESTLTSREVEIINFMADGFNYKEIGAKLFISPQTVRTHIRNIYEKLQVKSKTEAINKIFRN